In Methylovirgula sp., a single genomic region encodes these proteins:
- a CDS encoding extracellular solute-binding protein has translation MTSQQRLVVSRRSVLQLCSGLIGASIPFRSIPVLADAPASGGETHGLSIFGDLALPKDFKSFAYVNPQAPKGGQLALQPSGGGANVSPTTFNSFNDYILKGDGAAGMGAIFDSLMAGNSDEPDALYGLVAEKVWVSTDKLTYRFFLRKQARFHDGTPLTAHDVVFSLNILKTQGHPAISQSLRDLESAVAEADDVVRVSLRKGHGREAAMIIAGQPIFSAAYYGKNAFNETTLQPPLGSGPYKVGAFDAGHFIVFERVADYWGKDLPVNVGQNNFDRIRYEYFADRKVAFEAFKAGVFTFREEFTSAVWATQYGFAAANDGRVKRETLPDQLPLGTQAWFLNIRRDKFKDIRIREALEQCFDFEWTNRNIMYGLYHRTTSYFQNSPMMATGTPSPEELAILAPFKAKLPAAVFGEVPVPPVSDGSGQDRALLRKANDLLIAAGCKRDGDNLLLPDGKPFEIEFLDFDNALEPHTAPFIRNLNLLGITARFRVVDPAQFKERTDNFDYDIITSRFGLGLTPGEAMRAYFSSHTANVPGSYNISGIADPVIDALIEEALVVDTREKLTYICRSIDRILRVGHYWVPMWNKPNHLVAYWDLFSRPQRSAKYDIGVVSTWWYDTAKAARVHLPGQ, from the coding sequence TTGACATCGCAGCAACGTTTGGTCGTTTCCCGCCGCTCCGTTCTACAACTTTGCTCCGGCCTTATCGGCGCCAGCATTCCATTCAGGTCCATCCCGGTTCTGGCCGATGCGCCGGCCAGTGGCGGCGAAACGCATGGATTGTCGATCTTCGGCGATCTAGCATTGCCAAAAGATTTTAAGTCCTTCGCTTACGTCAATCCGCAGGCGCCGAAGGGCGGCCAGCTCGCCTTGCAGCCGAGCGGCGGCGGCGCCAACGTTAGCCCGACGACGTTCAATTCCTTCAATGATTATATTTTAAAGGGGGATGGCGCGGCCGGCATGGGCGCGATCTTCGACTCGCTGATGGCAGGCAATAGCGACGAACCGGACGCACTTTACGGCCTTGTCGCCGAAAAGGTCTGGGTCTCCACCGACAAGCTGACTTATCGATTTTTCCTGCGCAAGCAGGCGCGCTTCCATGACGGAACGCCACTGACGGCGCATGATGTCGTCTTCTCGCTCAATATCCTCAAGACGCAAGGCCATCCGGCGATCTCGCAATCCCTGCGCGATCTCGAAAGTGCGGTCGCCGAAGCCGATGACGTCGTACGCGTGTCATTGCGCAAGGGCCACGGCCGCGAAGCGGCGATGATCATCGCCGGCCAGCCGATTTTTTCCGCCGCCTATTACGGCAAGAATGCATTCAACGAGACGACGCTTCAGCCGCCGCTTGGCTCCGGTCCTTATAAGGTCGGCGCTTTCGATGCGGGCCATTTCATCGTCTTCGAGCGCGTCGCCGATTATTGGGGCAAGGACCTGCCGGTCAATGTTGGGCAGAACAATTTCGATCGCATCCGCTACGAGTATTTTGCGGATCGCAAAGTCGCCTTTGAGGCCTTCAAGGCCGGTGTTTTCACGTTCCGCGAGGAATTCACCTCTGCCGTCTGGGCGACGCAATACGGCTTTGCCGCGGCCAACGATGGCCGTGTGAAACGCGAGACATTGCCGGATCAATTGCCGCTGGGAACGCAGGCATGGTTCCTCAATATCCGCCGCGACAAGTTCAAGGACATCCGAATTCGCGAAGCGCTTGAGCAGTGTTTCGACTTCGAATGGACAAACCGCAACATCATGTACGGGCTTTATCATCGTACGACGTCCTATTTTCAGAACTCGCCGATGATGGCGACCGGCACGCCTTCGCCGGAAGAACTCGCCATTCTCGCGCCCTTCAAGGCCAAATTGCCGGCGGCCGTCTTCGGCGAGGTGCCGGTGCCGCCCGTCTCGGACGGCTCTGGTCAGGATCGCGCGCTGTTGCGCAAAGCAAACGATCTCCTCATCGCCGCGGGTTGCAAACGCGACGGCGACAATCTACTGCTGCCTGATGGCAAACCTTTTGAAATCGAGTTTCTCGATTTCGATAACGCGCTCGAACCGCACACCGCGCCCTTTATCCGCAATCTCAATTTGCTCGGTATCACGGCGCGCTTTCGCGTCGTCGATCCGGCACAATTCAAAGAGCGGACGGATAATTTCGATTACGACATCATCACCTCGCGCTTCGGTCTCGGACTGACGCCAGGGGAGGCGATGCGCGCCTATTTCAGCTCGCATACAGCTAATGTGCCGGGCTCCTATAATATTTCTGGCATTGCGGATCCCGTCATCGACGCCCTGATCGAAGAGGCGCTGGTCGTCGATACGCGTGAGAAGCTCACCTACATCTGCCGCTCGATCGATCGCATTCTTCGTGTCGGGCATTATTGGGTACCGATGTGGAACAAGCCCAATCATCTTGTCGCCTATTGGGACCTGTTCTCTCGGCCCCAACGCAGCGCGAAATACGATATCGGCGTCGTCTCGACCTGGTGGTACGACACAGCCAAGGCCGCGCGCGTTCATCTGCCCGGGCAGTGA
- a CDS encoding microcin C ABC transporter permease YejB, producing the protein MLAYLVRRILLMIPTVFGILLISFVIVQFAPGGPVERILAQLQGLETNATANFTGGDTRAGGGGSAEFGSRYRGAQGLDPKFIAELNKQFGFDKPAPERFWIMLKDYLRFDFGKSYFRDTSVLELIKEKLPVSISLGIWMTLISYLISIPLGIAKAVRDGSRFDVWTSSVIIVGYAIPSFLFAIFLIVLFCGGSFWQIFPLRGLTSENFDTLSLFGKIKDYFWHITLPVTALTLSGFATITFLTKNSFLDEIRKQYVLTARMKGLSERRVLYGHVFRNAMMIVIAGFPGAFINAFFGGALLIETIFSLDGLGLLSYESVINRDYPVVFANVYIFALLGLVVNLIADLTYTWIDPRIDFETREV; encoded by the coding sequence ATGCTCGCCTATCTCGTCCGCCGCATCCTTTTGATGATCCCGACGGTCTTCGGCATCCTGCTTATCTCGTTCGTGATCGTACAATTCGCGCCGGGTGGCCCGGTCGAGCGCATCCTGGCGCAATTGCAAGGGCTCGAGACCAACGCGACAGCGAATTTCACCGGCGGTGATACTCGCGCGGGCGGCGGCGGCTCAGCGGAGTTTGGCTCGCGCTATCGTGGTGCGCAGGGGCTTGACCCGAAATTCATCGCTGAACTCAACAAGCAATTCGGCTTCGACAAGCCGGCGCCGGAACGTTTCTGGATCATGCTGAAGGACTATCTGCGCTTCGATTTCGGCAAATCCTATTTCCGCGACACGTCGGTGCTCGAATTGATCAAGGAGAAGCTGCCAGTCTCGATTTCGCTCGGGATCTGGATGACGCTCATCTCCTATCTCATTTCGATCCCGCTCGGCATTGCCAAGGCGGTGCGCGACGGCTCGCGTTTCGATGTTTGGACATCGAGCGTCATTATCGTCGGCTATGCGATCCCGAGTTTCCTTTTCGCGATCTTCTTGATCGTGCTCTTCTGCGGCGGCTCGTTCTGGCAGATTTTCCCGCTGCGCGGCCTGACGTCGGAGAATTTCGATACGCTGTCGCTGTTCGGCAAGATCAAGGATTACTTCTGGCACATCACCCTGCCGGTGACGGCGCTGACATTGAGCGGCTTCGCGACGATCACCTTCCTCACCAAAAATTCCTTCCTCGATGAAATCCGCAAGCAATACGTGCTCACCGCGCGGATGAAGGGTTTGAGTGAACGGCGTGTGCTCTACGGGCATGTGTTTCGCAATGCGATGATGATTGTCATCGCCGGATTTCCGGGCGCATTCATTAACGCGTTCTTTGGCGGCGCACTGCTGATCGAGACGATTTTCTCGCTCGATGGCCTCGGGCTGCTTTCCTATGAGTCGGTCATCAACCGCGATTACCCGGTAGTCTTCGCCAATGTCTATATTTTCGCCTTGCTCGGTCTCGTGGTGAATTTGATCGCTGACCTGACTTATACCTGGATCGATCCGCGCATCGATTTCGAGACGCGGGAGGTCTAG
- a CDS encoding ABC transporter permease, whose product MSAPASIAATKGEFGRAPPLSSSGLIRLSPLNRRRLANFRHNKRGYWSLWIFLILFVLSLLAEFIANDKPLVASYKGEFLFPIFRDYPESQFGGFLARTDYRDPFISDEIKAHGWMIWPPIHYSYRTIERALPTPAPSPPTWMLTKAQCDAAATRVLPPGKPNHGCGDIEWNWLGTDDQGRDVAARLIYGFRISILFGLALASVSSVVGVAAGAVQGYFGGWIDLIMQRLIEIWSSVPQLYLLIIISSIITPGFFILLGTLLLFSWVNLVHVVRAEFLRARNFEYVTAARALGLSNARIMVKHVLPNAMVATLTFLPFVLNGSISTLTALDFLGFGLPAGSASLGELLLEGESNLQAPWLGLTGFFVIAIMLSLLIFIGEAVRDAFDPRKTIA is encoded by the coding sequence ATGAGCGCGCCCGCGTCGATCGCCGCCACGAAGGGCGAATTTGGCCGCGCGCCGCCGCTAAGTTCAAGCGGGTTGATCCGGCTGTCGCCGCTCAATCGGCGGCGGCTCGCCAATTTCCGGCATAACAAGCGCGGCTATTGGTCGTTGTGGATTTTCCTGATCCTGTTCGTCCTGTCGCTGCTCGCCGAATTCATCGCCAACGATAAGCCGCTCGTGGCGTCTTACAAAGGTGAGTTCCTGTTCCCGATCTTTCGCGATTATCCGGAATCGCAATTCGGCGGCTTTCTCGCCCGGACAGATTATCGCGATCCATTCATCTCGGATGAGATCAAAGCGCATGGCTGGATGATCTGGCCGCCGATTCATTATTCTTACCGGACGATCGAACGTGCGCTGCCGACGCCCGCGCCATCGCCGCCGACCTGGATGTTGACGAAAGCGCAATGCGACGCCGCGGCGACGCGCGTCTTGCCGCCGGGCAAGCCAAACCACGGCTGCGGGGATATCGAATGGAATTGGCTTGGCACCGACGATCAGGGCCGGGATGTCGCCGCGCGGCTGATCTACGGCTTCAGGATTTCGATCCTCTTCGGCTTAGCGCTCGCATCTGTTTCTTCCGTCGTTGGCGTCGCGGCGGGGGCAGTGCAGGGCTATTTCGGCGGTTGGATCGATCTCATCATGCAACGGCTGATCGAAATCTGGTCTTCCGTGCCGCAGCTCTATTTGCTGATCATCATATCCTCGATCATCACGCCCGGCTTTTTTATTCTGCTCGGGACCCTGCTGCTGTTTTCATGGGTCAATCTCGTGCATGTCGTGCGCGCCGAGTTTCTGCGCGCACGGAACTTTGAATATGTAACAGCGGCGCGGGCGCTCGGCCTCAGCAATGCGCGGATCATGGTCAAGCACGTCTTGCCCAACGCGATGGTTGCGACGCTGACATTTCTGCCCTTCGTGCTCAACGGCTCGATCTCGACTTTGACGGCGCTGGACTTCCTGGGCTTCGGCCTACCGGCGGGTTCGGCTTCACTTGGGGAATTGCTGCTCGAAGGCGAGTCGAACCTTCAGGCGCCGTGGCTTGGGCTTACCGGCTTCTTCGTCATCGCGATCATGCTGTCGCTGCTGATCTTCATCGGCGAAGCGGTGCGCGACGCCTTCGATCCGCGAAAGACGATTGCATGA
- a CDS encoding c-type cytochrome: MNSFEFNKIAGGVLGTLLFAQVVYLASSALFSHPAPPKPAESAATDAGKPAAAPAPAPAELLAAYIGKADVKKGEDDSKPCQICHNFAKGGGIILGPPLYGVVGRARASFAGFQYSDAMKAKGGTWTPQDIFIFIKDPQAFVPGTKMTFSGEPSPEKRADIVAYLDTLSDHPVPLPAPAAH; encoded by the coding sequence ATGAATTCTTTTGAGTTCAATAAGATCGCAGGGGGCGTTCTCGGCACGCTTCTTTTTGCTCAGGTCGTTTATCTGGCGTCGAGCGCGCTATTCTCGCATCCGGCTCCGCCCAAGCCAGCCGAATCGGCTGCGACCGACGCTGGGAAGCCCGCGGCGGCGCCAGCGCCAGCGCCGGCCGAACTTCTCGCCGCCTACATCGGCAAGGCCGACGTCAAGAAGGGTGAGGACGATTCCAAGCCCTGTCAGATCTGCCACAATTTCGCGAAGGGCGGCGGGATCATCCTCGGGCCGCCGCTCTATGGCGTTGTCGGGCGCGCGCGCGCCTCTTTCGCGGGCTTCCAGTATTCGGATGCGATGAAGGCCAAGGGTGGCACCTGGACGCCGCAAGACATTTTTATCTTCATCAAGGATCCGCAGGCGTTTGTGCCGGGCACGAAGATGACCTTCTCCGGCGAGCCCTCGCCTGAGAAGCGCGCCGACATCGTCGCTTATCTCGACACGTTGTCGGACCATCCGGTGCCGCTGCCAGCACCCGCCGCGCATTAA
- the tilS gene encoding tRNA lysidine(34) synthetase TilS: MSLFAALAGRRALLAVSGGPDSIALMRLAAQWQGQGAPAGTSFFVATVDHGLRSESRAEAETVGRWAQSVGLAHQTLIWQGAKPRTRVQERARAARYALLRAHAQSLGADYLLTGHHADDQAETILFRLMRGSGIGGLAGMQSMTEQDGVVLYRPLLGVPKKLLIDYCNACNQPYFRDPSNENLAFARTRLREILPLLDEAGLDAAGLARLGRRTARAERALAAQADLARATLKRTSAPDIVHISAASLRDLPEEILLRVVGVEIAALGSKPPRLERLESLAQDLCAALQLRKVWHRTLGGVKLSLDGEGLTLQREALRRRGGVSASAHLASHDPAFPRGNAVS, from the coding sequence GTGTCCCTTTTTGCGGCACTTGCCGGACGACGCGCCTTGCTCGCGGTGTCCGGCGGTCCGGATTCCATCGCGCTGATGCGGCTTGCCGCGCAATGGCAGGGGCAGGGCGCACCCGCTGGAACAAGCTTTTTCGTCGCCACTGTCGATCATGGTCTGCGTAGCGAATCACGGGCGGAGGCTGAAACGGTCGGCCGCTGGGCGCAGTCGGTCGGCCTGGCGCATCAAACCCTCATTTGGCAGGGAGCAAAGCCCCGCACACGTGTCCAGGAGCGGGCCCGCGCGGCGCGTTATGCGCTGCTGCGTGCGCATGCCCAGTCGCTCGGCGCGGATTATTTGCTGACAGGACATCACGCTGATGATCAGGCGGAAACGATTCTGTTTCGGCTGATGCGGGGCAGCGGCATTGGCGGCCTTGCCGGCATGCAAAGCATGACAGAACAGGATGGCGTCGTCCTCTACCGGCCGTTGCTTGGTGTGCCGAAAAAGCTGCTGATCGATTATTGCAACGCGTGCAATCAACCCTATTTTCGCGATCCATCAAATGAGAATTTGGCTTTTGCACGTACGAGGTTACGAGAAATTCTTCCACTTCTCGATGAAGCGGGTCTGGATGCCGCAGGTTTGGCCCGTCTCGGGCGCCGCACGGCGCGAGCCGAGCGTGCTTTAGCTGCTCAAGCCGATCTCGCGCGGGCAACGCTCAAACGGACGTCAGCTCCGGATATTGTCCATATTTCCGCCGCGAGCTTGCGCGATCTGCCGGAAGAGATTTTGCTGCGTGTCGTTGGAGTCGAAATCGCGGCTCTCGGCAGTAAGCCACCGCGTCTCGAACGGCTCGAAAGTTTGGCGCAAGACCTGTGTGCAGCATTGCAATTACGTAAGGTCTGGCATCGTACGCTCGGCGGGGTGAAATTATCGCTTGATGGAGAGGGGTTGACCCTTCAACGCGAGGCGCTTCGGCGGCGCGGCGGGGTCAGTGCCTCCGCTCATCTGGCGTCACATGACCCTGCTTTTCCGAGGGGCAATGCGGTATCTTAA
- a CDS encoding prephenate dehydratase, with protein MTNRKIAYQGEPGANSDIACRAVYPDFEPLPRATFEDALTAVSDGSADYAMIPIENSLAGRVADIHALLPTAGLYIVGEYFLPVHFQLLGIKGAKIDGLKSVYSHVHALGQCRKIIRKLNLVAHISGDTAGSAKEIAEWGDSTKAALAPALAAEIYGLDLLAADVEDEKHNTTRFVILARAPHWPERGTVATVTTFVFRVRNVPAALYKALGGFATNGVNMTKLESYMVDGEFTATQFLADVDGHPDDPALARAFEELAFFCKEFKILGVYAPHPFRTESVTAIAK; from the coding sequence ATGACGAACAGAAAAATCGCTTATCAGGGCGAGCCCGGCGCCAATTCCGATATCGCCTGCCGCGCCGTCTATCCGGATTTCGAGCCCCTGCCCCGCGCCACATTCGAGGATGCGCTTACGGCGGTCTCCGATGGCTCCGCCGATTATGCGATGATCCCGATCGAGAATTCGCTGGCGGGGCGCGTCGCCGATATCCATGCGCTTTTGCCCACAGCGGGGCTTTATATCGTCGGCGAATATTTCCTGCCGGTGCATTTCCAATTGCTAGGGATCAAGGGCGCGAAGATCGATGGTCTCAAATCGGTCTATAGCCACGTCCACGCGCTCGGCCAATGCCGGAAGATCATCCGTAAGCTGAACCTTGTCGCCCATATCAGCGGCGACACCGCAGGCTCAGCCAAGGAGATCGCCGAATGGGGCGACTCGACGAAGGCCGCGCTCGCGCCAGCTTTGGCCGCGGAGATCTATGGGCTCGATCTCCTCGCGGCTGACGTGGAGGACGAGAAGCATAATACGACGCGGTTCGTCATTCTGGCGCGCGCGCCGCATTGGCCTGAACGCGGCACTGTTGCGACCGTCACGACGTTCGTCTTCCGCGTCCGGAACGTCCCGGCAGCGCTTTATAAGGCGCTCGGCGGTTTCGCCACCAACGGCGTCAATATGACAAAGCTCGAAAGCTATATGGTCGACGGCGAATTCACCGCGACTCAATTTCTCGCCGATGTCGACGGCCATCCCGACGATCCCGCGCTCGCGCGGGCCTTCGAGGAACTGGCATTCTTCTGCAAGGAATTCAAAATTCTGGGCGTCTACGCCCCCCATCCCTTCCGCACCGAAAGCGTCACCGCAATCGCGAAATGA
- the ybgF gene encoding tol-pal system protein YbgF has translation MTRLNAYVTALTLAGFMILSATSLSFAQNYGAPPDNVGGGGDSQGNGGSYTPDASGGSPDASLIVRVERLEDQIRQMTGQIQQMQFENHQLQDQLKKFEQDVDFRLQDSRGGHLQRHSEMTPASPPAAVTDADSGSASSNATADPADSADAGASADTPARHGRGDDVFDPAADPNAPGAPKPLGAGESAPPPPTADNAGGAANSDPNAPLNLQSAYTPPAPSVPAGGVSTPADTHLASTQPEPASPRQEFDAALGYFKQKDYDNAERGFQSFLDKNPKTRLTAEAMYFLGESYSARGRAREAAEQFLKISTNYADSARAPQAMLRLGESLHTLGAKEQACATFSEVPHKYPNASAAVKAAAEREAKRSQCGA, from the coding sequence ATGACTCGATTGAACGCATATGTGACGGCACTGACGCTGGCCGGATTTATGATCCTGAGCGCAACCTCGCTGAGCTTCGCGCAAAACTACGGCGCACCGCCGGACAATGTCGGCGGTGGCGGCGATTCGCAGGGCAATGGCGGCTCTTATACGCCGGACGCGAGCGGCGGCAGCCCCGACGCAAGCCTGATCGTCCGCGTCGAACGGCTTGAGGATCAGATCCGGCAGATGACGGGCCAAATCCAGCAGATGCAGTTCGAGAACCACCAGCTTCAAGATCAGCTGAAGAAATTCGAGCAAGACGTTGATTTCCGCCTCCAGGACAGCCGTGGCGGCCACCTCCAGCGTCACAGTGAAATGACGCCGGCCTCACCGCCGGCGGCGGTGACGGATGCGGACAGCGGATCTGCTTCTTCCAACGCCACGGCGGACCCGGCTGATTCGGCGGATGCGGGCGCGTCGGCCGATACGCCGGCGCGGCATGGGCGCGGCGACGATGTCTTCGACCCCGCAGCCGACCCGAATGCGCCGGGCGCGCCGAAGCCGCTCGGCGCGGGGGAAAGCGCGCCACCGCCGCCGACTGCTGATAATGCCGGCGGCGCGGCCAACAGCGATCCGAACGCGCCGCTCAACCTTCAAAGCGCCTATACGCCCCCCGCGCCCAGCGTGCCCGCTGGCGGCGTTTCAACGCCCGCCGACACCCACCTCGCCAGCACGCAGCCGGAGCCGGCTTCGCCGCGCCAGGAATTCGACGCGGCGCTCGGCTATTTCAAGCAGAAGGATTACGACAACGCCGAGCGTGGCTTTCAGTCGTTCCTCGACAAAAATCCCAAGACCCGCCTGACGGCCGAGGCGATGTATTTTCTCGGCGAATCCTATTCGGCGCGGGGCCGCGCGCGAGAGGCGGCTGAGCAGTTCCTCAAGATTTCGACGAATTACGCGGATTCGGCGCGGGCGCCACAGGCAATGCTCCGGCTCGGTGAATCTTTGCACACCTTGGGCGCCAAGGAGCAGGCTTGCGCCACCTTCAGCGAAGTGCCGCACAAATATCCGAACGCCTCGGCGGCGGTGAAAGCGGCCGCGGAGCGCGAGGCCAAGCGCAGCCAGTGCGGCGCTTGA
- the pal gene encoding peptidoglycan-associated lipoprotein Pal, translating to MSLHPRTGAFKLAVALGAALAMAACAKNPGADSLAGGYGTATPGSPQDFSQNVGDRVFFETDSTELTPTAQATLDKQATWLQQYGRYNFVVEGHADERGTREYNFALGARRAERVKEYLTARGISGERIRTISYGKERPVAVCNDISCWSQNRRVVTDLNPGQS from the coding sequence ATGAGCCTTCACCCGCGCACGGGAGCTTTCAAGCTTGCCGTAGCTTTAGGCGCTGCCCTCGCCATGGCGGCCTGCGCCAAAAATCCCGGGGCTGACAGTCTCGCTGGCGGCTATGGCACTGCGACGCCTGGTTCGCCGCAGGATTTCAGCCAGAATGTCGGCGACCGCGTTTTCTTTGAAACAGATTCGACCGAGCTGACGCCAACCGCGCAAGCGACGCTCGACAAGCAGGCCACCTGGTTGCAGCAATACGGTCGCTACAATTTCGTTGTCGAAGGACATGCGGACGAGCGCGGCACGCGCGAATATAACTTCGCGCTGGGTGCGCGGCGTGCCGAACGCGTCAAGGAATATCTGACCGCACGTGGCATTTCGGGCGAGCGCATTCGCACGATCAGCTACGGCAAGGAACGCCCTGTCGCGGTTTGCAACGACATTTCCTGCTGGTCGCAAAACCGCCGCGTCGTGACCGACCTGAACCCGGGTCAGTCGTAA
- the ftsH gene encoding ATP-dependent zinc metalloprotease FtsH has protein sequence MHPNFRNFALWVIIFLLVVALVMLFYNPSQRTAAQDSISFSEFLSDVQGGQVREVTIVGNEVSGHLKNDKAFETYTPNDPSLVQSLVKNGVTINAKPPSDGNSWLLTLLINGLPILAFVGMWIFVTRQMQGAGGKALGFGKSKAKLLTEAHGRITFEDVAGVDEAKEDLQEIVEFLRDPQKFQRLGGRIPRGVLLVGPPGTGKTLLARAIAGEANVPFFTISGSDFVEMFVGVGASRVRDMFEQAKKNAPCIIFIDEIDAVGRHRGAGLGGGNDEREQTLNQLLVEMDGFDANEGIILIAATNRPDVLDPALLRPGRFDRQIVVPNPDVIGRERILKVHVRKVPLSPDVDLKTVARGTPGFSGADLMNLVNEAALLAARRGKRIVMMSEFEDAKDKIMMGAERRTLVMTEQEKILTAYHEGGHAIVALNVPATDPVHKATIIPRGRALGMVMQLPERDKLSMSYEQMTSRLAVLMGGRVSEEIIFGKDKVTSGAQSDIEQATKLARAMVTRWGFSDQLGTVMYGENQEEVFLGYSMGKQNNISESTSQKIDAEVRRLVESGLADATRIITEKRQDLETLAKGLLEYETLTGEEIYGLLRGEKPIRDAGDEPPPAPAPRPSPVPASGRQPKAGPETGGLEPQPQT, from the coding sequence ATGCATCCGAATTTCAGGAATTTTGCACTCTGGGTCATCATCTTTCTGCTCGTCGTCGCGCTCGTGATGTTGTTCTACAACCCGAGCCAACGAACGGCTGCGCAGGACAGTATCAGCTTCAGTGAGTTCTTGAGCGACGTCCAGGGCGGTCAGGTCCGCGAGGTGACGATCGTTGGCAACGAAGTGTCCGGCCATCTCAAGAACGACAAGGCGTTCGAGACCTATACGCCGAACGACCCCTCGCTGGTGCAAAGCCTCGTCAAGAACGGCGTGACGATCAACGCCAAGCCGCCGTCCGACGGCAATAGCTGGCTTTTGACCCTGCTGATCAACGGCCTGCCGATCCTAGCTTTCGTCGGCATGTGGATTTTCGTCACCCGGCAGATGCAGGGCGCGGGCGGTAAAGCGCTCGGCTTCGGTAAATCAAAGGCGAAGCTGCTGACCGAAGCCCACGGGCGCATCACCTTTGAGGATGTTGCTGGCGTCGATGAGGCCAAGGAAGATCTGCAGGAGATCGTCGAATTTCTGCGCGATCCGCAAAAATTCCAGCGGCTCGGCGGCCGGATTCCGCGTGGTGTGTTGCTCGTCGGGCCCCCCGGCACGGGTAAGACGCTGCTTGCCCGCGCCATCGCCGGCGAAGCCAACGTGCCGTTTTTCACGATCTCGGGCTCTGACTTCGTCGAAATGTTCGTCGGCGTCGGCGCGAGCCGCGTGCGCGACATGTTCGAGCAGGCGAAGAAGAATGCGCCCTGCATCATCTTCATCGATGAAATCGATGCGGTCGGTCGCCATCGCGGCGCTGGCCTCGGCGGCGGCAACGACGAGCGCGAGCAGACGCTGAACCAGTTGCTCGTCGAGATGGACGGCTTCGACGCCAACGAGGGCATCATCCTCATTGCCGCGACGAACCGGCCGGACGTGCTCGATCCGGCGCTGCTGCGCCCGGGCCGTTTCGACCGCCAGATCGTCGTCCCGAACCCGGACGTCATTGGCCGCGAGCGCATCCTGAAGGTGCATGTCCGCAAAGTGCCGCTGTCGCCTGATGTCGATCTCAAGACCGTCGCGCGCGGCACGCCGGGCTTCTCGGGCGCTGATCTGATGAATCTCGTCAACGAGGCGGCGCTGCTTGCGGCGCGGCGCGGCAAACGCATTGTGATGATGAGCGAGTTCGAGGACGCCAAAGACAAGATCATGATGGGTGCGGAGCGCCGCACTTTGGTCATGACGGAACAGGAGAAAATCCTGACCGCCTATCACGAAGGTGGCCACGCGATTGTCGCGCTCAATGTGCCGGCGACCGACCCGGTCCACAAGGCGACGATCATACCGCGCGGCCGTGCGCTTGGCATGGTCATGCAGCTTCCCGAACGCGACAAGCTGTCGATGAGCTACGAGCAGATGACGTCGCGTCTTGCGGTGCTGATGGGTGGACGCGTCTCCGAGGAGATCATCTTCGGCAAGGACAAGGTCACGTCCGGCGCCCAGTCGGACATCGAGCAGGCGACGAAACTCGCCCGGGCGATGGTCACGCGCTGGGGCTTCTCCGACCAACTCGGCACCGTGATGTACGGCGAGAACCAGGAAGAAGTCTTCCTCGGCTATTCGATGGGCAAGCAGAACAACATCTCCGAATCGACCTCGCAAAAGATCGATGCGGAAGTGCGCCGCCTCGTCGAAAGCGGTCTCGCGGATGCGACCCGCATTATCACCGAGAAGCGTCAGGATCTTGAGACCCTGGCCAAGGGCCTTTTGGAATACGAGACGCTGACCGGCGAAGAGATCTACGGTCTCTTGCGTGGCGAAAAGCCGATCCGCGATGCAGGCGACGAACCGCCGCCGGCACCGGCGCCGCGTCCTTCGCCTGTCCCGGCGAGCGGGCGGCAGCCGAAGGCTGGGCCTGAGACCGGCGGTCTGGAGCCGCAGCCGCAGACATAA